From a region of the Pseudomonas fulva 12-X genome:
- a CDS encoding TAXI family TRAP transporter solute-binding subunit has protein sequence MRLTKRVTLFAAAAAFTASTAVLAAPTFINVLTGGTSGVYYPIGVAMSQLYGSGIEGAKTSVQATKASVENLNLLQSGRGEIAFALGDSVEDAWKGVEDAGFKAPLTRIRAIAATYPNYIQIVASKESGIKTLEDLKGKRISVGAPKSGTELNARAIFKAAGLSYKDMGRVEFMPYAESVELIKNRQLDATLQSSGLGMAAIRDLASMVPITFVAIPEDVVAKIDSQAYQAKVIPAGTYDGQDQDVPTAAIVNLLVSHEKVSDDVAYQMTKLLFDNLPRLRTAHSAANDIKLERATEGLPIPLHPGAERFYKEAGVLK, from the coding sequence ATGCGATTGACCAAGCGCGTCACTCTGTTCGCGGCTGCCGCGGCTTTCACTGCCAGCACGGCGGTACTTGCTGCCCCAACCTTCATCAACGTGCTTACTGGCGGTACCAGCGGGGTGTATTACCCGATTGGCGTGGCCATGTCGCAGTTGTATGGCAGCGGTATCGAGGGGGCGAAAACCTCGGTACAGGCCACCAAGGCCTCGGTCGAAAACCTCAACCTGCTGCAGTCCGGCCGTGGCGAGATTGCCTTCGCCCTGGGCGACTCGGTGGAAGATGCCTGGAAGGGTGTCGAGGATGCCGGCTTCAAGGCGCCGCTGACGCGCATCCGCGCCATCGCCGCCACCTACCCGAACTACATCCAGATCGTCGCCAGCAAGGAATCCGGGATCAAGACCCTGGAAGACCTCAAGGGCAAGCGCATCTCCGTGGGCGCGCCGAAATCCGGCACCGAACTCAATGCCCGGGCGATCTTCAAGGCCGCCGGCCTGAGCTACAAGGACATGGGCCGCGTCGAGTTCATGCCCTATGCCGAGTCGGTCGAGCTGATCAAGAACCGCCAGCTGGACGCCACCCTGCAATCGTCCGGCCTGGGCATGGCGGCCATCCGCGACCTGGCGTCGATGGTGCCGATCACCTTCGTGGCCATTCCTGAAGACGTGGTGGCGAAGATCGACAGCCAGGCCTACCAGGCCAAGGTCATTCCGGCCGGCACCTACGATGGTCAGGATCAGGACGTACCGACCGCGGCCATAGTCAACCTGCTGGTCAGCCACGAGAAGGTCTCCGATGACGTCGCCTATCAGATGACCAAGCTGCTGTTCGACAACCTGCCCCGTCTGCGCACCGCCCACTCCGCGGCCAACGACATCAAGCTGGAGCGCGCCACCGAAGGCCTGCCGATCCCGCTGCACCCGGGTGCCGAGCGCTTCTACAAGGAAGCCGGCGTACTCAAGTAA
- a CDS encoding TRAP transporter permease codes for MSDHPGLAGNPGQWPKAVFYVAILFSAYQIIGAAFHPFSSQVLRAGHVGFVLLMVYLCFPMRGQGRPWTPLAWALGLAGLGTAIYQWYFEAELIQRSGDLTSFDMVVGVTLLVLVFEAARRVMGLALPIICGCFLAYGLFGEHLPGDLAHRGYDFDQIINQLSFGTEGFYGTPTYVSGTYIFLFILFGAFLEQAGMIRLFTDFAMGMFGHKTGGPAKVSVVTSALMGTITGSGVANVVTTGQFTIPLMKRFGYRGTFAAAVEASASMGSQIMPPIMGAVAFIMAETINVPYVEIAKAALIPALLWFGSIFWTVHLEAQRLKLTGLPKEECPDPFAAIKQRWYLLIPLGVLVYLLFAGFTPMFSGTVGLALTAIVILGTAIVMRASNLWLKIAFWIALGLLSSGFLKFGIGVVFGVIALLVAGCFYVKGGRETLRACVWALADGARHAIPVAVACILVGVIIGVVSLTGIATTFAGYIMAIGKDNLFLSLVLTMLTCLVLGMGIPTIPNYIITSAIAAPALLELGVPLIVSHMFVFYFGLMADLTPPVALACFAAGSIAKENGLRISLWSVRIAACGFVVPFMAVYDPALLMQGDDWGAILYMLIKSVFAVGLWGMAVVGYFSAPMRAWERLLVFAAGASLVIPASVFSYDLLGLYSVTTDEIGFLVAAVVIALHVLRARRQPAMAAA; via the coding sequence ATGAGCGATCATCCAGGTCTGGCCGGCAATCCCGGTCAGTGGCCCAAGGCCGTGTTCTACGTCGCGATCCTGTTTTCCGCCTACCAGATCATCGGGGCCGCCTTCCATCCGTTCTCCAGCCAGGTGCTGCGCGCCGGCCACGTCGGTTTCGTGCTGCTGATGGTGTACCTGTGCTTCCCGATGCGTGGCCAGGGCCGACCATGGACGCCGCTGGCCTGGGCGCTGGGCCTGGCGGGATTGGGCACGGCGATTTACCAGTGGTATTTCGAGGCCGAGCTGATTCAGCGTTCGGGCGACCTCACCAGCTTCGACATGGTGGTCGGGGTAACGCTGCTGGTGCTGGTGTTCGAGGCGGCGCGGCGGGTCATGGGCCTGGCCTTGCCGATCATTTGCGGTTGCTTCCTGGCCTATGGCTTGTTCGGCGAGCATCTGCCGGGCGACCTGGCGCACCGTGGTTATGACTTCGACCAGATCATCAACCAGCTGTCGTTCGGCACCGAAGGTTTCTACGGCACGCCGACCTATGTGTCGGGTACCTACATTTTCCTGTTCATCCTGTTTGGCGCCTTCCTCGAGCAGGCGGGGATGATCCGTCTGTTCACCGATTTCGCCATGGGCATGTTCGGCCACAAGACCGGCGGCCCGGCCAAGGTGTCGGTAGTCACCTCGGCATTGATGGGCACCATCACCGGTTCCGGCGTGGCCAACGTGGTCACCACCGGCCAGTTCACCATCCCGCTGATGAAGCGCTTCGGCTACCGGGGCACCTTCGCCGCCGCGGTGGAAGCCTCGGCCAGCATGGGCAGCCAGATCATGCCGCCAATCATGGGCGCCGTGGCCTTCATCATGGCCGAGACCATCAACGTGCCCTACGTAGAGATCGCCAAGGCGGCGCTGATCCCGGCGCTGCTGTGGTTCGGCTCGATCTTCTGGACCGTGCACCTGGAGGCCCAGCGCCTGAAACTGACCGGCCTGCCGAAAGAGGAGTGCCCGGATCCGTTCGCGGCCATCAAGCAGCGCTGGTACCTGCTGATTCCGCTGGGTGTGCTGGTGTACCTGCTGTTCGCCGGGTTCACCCCGATGTTCTCCGGCACCGTGGGCCTGGCCCTGACCGCCATCGTCATCCTCGGTACGGCCATCGTCATGCGCGCCAGCAATCTGTGGCTGAAGATCGCCTTCTGGATCGCCCTGGGGCTGCTCAGCTCCGGCTTCCTCAAGTTCGGCATCGGCGTGGTATTCGGCGTGATCGCTCTGCTGGTCGCCGGCTGCTTCTACGTCAAGGGCGGGCGGGAAACCCTGCGCGCCTGCGTATGGGCGCTGGCCGACGGCGCGCGCCATGCGATCCCGGTGGCGGTGGCGTGCATCCTGGTGGGGGTGATCATCGGCGTGGTGTCGCTGACCGGCATCGCCACCACCTTCGCCGGCTACATCATGGCCATCGGCAAGGACAACCTGTTCCTGTCGCTGGTGCTGACCATGCTCACCTGCCTGGTTCTCGGCATGGGCATTCCGACCATTCCCAACTACATCATCACCAGCGCCATCGCCGCGCCGGCGCTGCTGGAGCTTGGCGTGCCGCTGATCGTTTCGCACATGTTCGTCTTCTACTTCGGCCTTATGGCCGACCTGACGCCGCCGGTGGCACTGGCCTGTTTCGCCGCGGGTTCGATCGCCAAGGAGAACGGCTTGCGGATCAGCCTGTGGTCGGTGCGCATCGCCGCGTGCGGTTTCGTGGTGCCGTTCATGGCGGTGTACGACCCGGCGCTACTGATGCAGGGCGACGACTGGGGCGCGATTCTCTACATGCTGATCAAGTCGGTGTTTGCCGTGGGTTTGTGGGGCATGGCCGTGGTGGGCTATTTCTCGGCGCCGATGCGTGCGTGGGAGCGGCTGCTGGTGTTTGCCGCCGGTGCTTCGCTGGTGATCCCGGCCTCGGTGTTCAGCTACGACCTGCTCGGGCTGTACAGCGTGACCACCGATGAAATCGGCTTCCTAGTTGCCGCCGTGGTGATCGCCCTGCATGTGCTGCGCGCCCGTCGCCAGCCGGCCATGGCGGCGGCTTGA
- a CDS encoding DUF1850 domain-containing protein gives MIGLCMGLAGMVWAQVPAPAFTLAWDHTIEKIRWEEDYRVTPAGLLLGEARVRGSGAGMEIPDGAVLREGAWHYQRQVPALQPLRLGRTPEAGDYQLCDAKGCKPFSEWLGPPTASQPVVELWSCQLTDL, from the coding sequence TTGATCGGCTTGTGCATGGGCCTGGCCGGGATGGTTTGGGCGCAAGTGCCCGCCCCGGCCTTCACGCTAGCCTGGGATCACACGATCGAGAAGATCCGCTGGGAAGAGGACTACCGCGTCACGCCGGCCGGGCTGCTGCTCGGCGAGGCGCGGGTACGGGGTAGCGGCGCCGGTATGGAGATCCCGGATGGCGCCGTGCTGCGCGAGGGGGCCTGGCATTACCAGCGCCAGGTGCCAGCGCTGCAACCGCTGCGCCTCGGCCGTACACCGGAGGCGGGCGACTACCAGCTGTGCGATGCGAAGGGTTGCAAGCCCTTCAGCGAGTGGCTCGGGCCGCCGACGGCGAGCCAGCCGGTAGTTGAGCTGTGGAGTTGCCAGCTGACTGATCTTTGA
- a CDS encoding ion transporter, which translates to MTDITTPSAPGNWRQQLAQVMDGKPVQRLITVLILINAAILGMLTSREIVAEWGWLLLPVDMFILAIFVIELALRFTARGIGLLRDPWAVFDCIVVGIALVPASGPFSVLRALRVLRVLRLVSINPSMRKVVQALLASLPGMGSIIMLMGLIFYVSAVMATQLFGERFPEWFGSLTASLYSLFQMMTLDSWSSGTVRPIMEVYPLAWLFFIPYVLIATFMMLNLFIAVIVNAMQDAQEPDPEAAARVQREEMIIEELKALRAELGEMRRQIK; encoded by the coding sequence ATGACCGATATCACCACACCGAGCGCTCCAGGCAACTGGCGCCAACAACTGGCTCAGGTCATGGACGGCAAGCCCGTACAGCGTCTGATCACCGTGCTGATCCTGATCAACGCCGCGATCCTCGGCATGCTCACCTCCAGGGAGATCGTCGCCGAGTGGGGCTGGCTGCTGTTGCCTGTGGATATGTTCATCCTCGCGATATTCGTGATCGAGCTGGCGCTGCGTTTCACGGCCCGCGGCATCGGTCTGCTGCGTGACCCGTGGGCGGTGTTCGATTGCATCGTGGTGGGCATCGCCCTGGTGCCGGCCAGCGGGCCGTTCAGCGTGCTGCGCGCATTGCGCGTGTTACGGGTGCTGCGCCTGGTGTCGATCAACCCGAGCATGCGCAAGGTGGTGCAGGCGCTGCTCGCCTCGCTGCCCGGCATGGGCAGCATCATCATGCTGATGGGGCTGATCTTCTACGTCTCGGCGGTGATGGCCACCCAGCTGTTCGGCGAGCGCTTTCCCGAATGGTTCGGCTCGCTGACCGCCAGCCTGTATTCGCTGTTCCAGATGATGACCCTGGACAGCTGGTCGAGCGGCACGGTGCGGCCAATCATGGAGGTCTACCCGCTGGCCTGGCTGTTCTTCATTCCCTACGTGCTGATCGCCACCTTCATGATGCTCAACCTGTTTATCGCGGTGATCGTCAACGCCATGCAGGACGCCCAGGAGCCTGATCCTGAAGCCGCGGCGCGGGTGCAGCGCGAGGAGATGATTATTGAGGAGTTGAAGGCGTTGCGGGCGGAGTTGGGAGAGATGCGCAGGCAAATCAAGTAG
- a CDS encoding GNAT family N-acetyltransferase, with product MSAQDGNITYYLEMHSPEQVRGKPMPDDLQVVECRIKQFQLNRFLYQLVGEPWEWTDKLAWSDAQWREAIESDDHRTWVAYHQGAIAGYYELQRDAEGSVEILYFGLAEAFFGQGFGGPLLTHALQSAWAWPGTRRVWVHTCSLDHPSALANYQARGLRLYRQERED from the coding sequence ATGAGCGCGCAGGACGGCAACATCACCTATTACCTGGAAATGCACAGCCCCGAGCAGGTGCGCGGCAAGCCCATGCCTGACGACCTGCAGGTGGTCGAATGCCGCATCAAGCAGTTCCAGCTCAACCGCTTTCTCTATCAGTTGGTCGGCGAGCCCTGGGAGTGGACGGACAAGCTGGCCTGGTCGGACGCGCAGTGGCGCGAGGCGATCGAAAGCGACGATCACCGTACCTGGGTGGCCTATCACCAGGGCGCTATCGCCGGTTACTACGAGCTGCAGCGCGATGCCGAGGGCTCGGTGGAAATCCTTTATTTCGGTTTGGCAGAGGCCTTTTTCGGCCAAGGTTTCGGCGGCCCGCTGCTGACCCACGCACTGCAGTCCGCCTGGGCTTGGCCGGGCACCCGGCGGGTATGGGTGCACACCTGCAGCCTCGACCACCCCAGCGCGCTGGCCAATTATCAGGCGCGGGGCCTCAGGCTGTAT